The Coffea arabica cultivar ET-39 chromosome 9e, Coffea Arabica ET-39 HiFi, whole genome shotgun sequence genome has a window encoding:
- the LOC113709689 gene encoding uncharacterized protein, producing the protein MACFVPFNTTNMEISLLVFRPTVVEVDDVVEGLKHFSLCTEGLGCLHSAILRSIHGNMIIWYGAWMKRSDENKDSLSAAFSSMLTNVSSMAILIDQSFFEAYAGESREGCQAAKIFTGDIVSLNSTTLSTDDMNKNYFSYACLAIFRTRFLKMEGATAGVCLKSQTMSRVVGLFVWKSLHHCYSYILNTDYRETILPYLEGHSLDIKYDIFRVAYVSSNNAADIQFFSSSRLWQNDVEGKGGCPVTQDFERKGQDIK; encoded by the exons ATGGCATGCTTTGTGCCTTTTAATACCACAAACATGGAGATAAGCCTTCTAGTATTCAGGCCAACAGTAGTAGAAGTTGATGATGTTGTGGAAGGTCTGAAGCATTTTTCCTTGTGCACGGAGGGGCTTGGTTGTCTTCATAGTGCTATATTGAGAAGTATTCATGGAAATATG ATCATTTGGTATGGAGCATGGATGAAGAGATCAGACGAAAACAAGGATTCGCTTAGTGCTGCTTTT AGCTCGATGCTGACAAATGTATCGAGTATGGCCATCTTAATTGATCAAAGCTTCTTTGAGGCATATGCTGGAGAATCAAGAGAGGGCTGCCAAGCTGCAAAAATTTTTACAGGAGACATAGTTTCCCTGAATTCAACTACTCTGTCTACTGATGATATGAACAAGAACTACTTCTCTTACGCGTGTTTAGCCATATTCAGGACGCGTTTCCTGAAGATGGAGGGTGCAACAGCCGGAGTCTGCTTGAAATCCCAAACCATGTCTCGAGTCGTCGGTCTTTTTGTGTGGAAATCTCTTCATCATTGCTACTCATACATCTTGAACACTGACTATCGAGAGACAATTTTGCCATATCTTGAGGGCCATTCTCTTGATATCAAGTATGACATTTTTAGAGTTGCCTATGTCAGTAGCAACAATGCCGCAGATATTCAGTTTTTTTCATCATCCAGACTGTGGCAGAATGATGTGGAAGGTAAAGGAGGCTGCCCGGTTACacaagattttgaaagaaagggGCAGGATATTAAGTAA